The segment TACCAAATTTGGAATGGCCGTTTCCCGTAATAATGCCATTGTCATCATCACCTCTGAGTTCTTTCTATAGACCTTTTCGCGTGATTGCTAAATAGCTGGCATGACTAGTTTTTTAttccattaaaaaaattacaaacttGAAGATTATAAACTAAAGTgcaaaatattgatattttctaccttgtacatattttatttaCGAAATATACCATATTATCCCACTGCTATATGCAGTTGTAGATTCACCTCTACGAGACCATGGTCACATGGTAGTTCAATATAATTTCAACGAACAGTATCTTAGCCATGAGTTATATATCCTCAATTGCAAATATAATTAACACTATAATACTTCGTATAAAAGTTCTCAAGAGAATTAGAAAACTTCTACAAGCCAGTCTTAAATTTTATTCTCTCAAGTTCGTGTAGACTCCTAGAACTGGATATTAAAGCATCCATTGGTGATTAACTCTAATAGTGTTTATTTTATACTTGGGTTTTATGAATTAAAGAAAGAAGACAATTAAAGGGTGTAGAATAGTTTAGTTATCTTCTCGTGGGCTAATACAACTTCattcgaaccaaaccaaaatttcgCTTTTACAAAATCTAGGCCCAGACTTTACTAACCCAAGTATAATCTGTTCTGCAACGGTTGGACCGGATTGACTCATTTGCAGTTCCAAAAGCACTCTTTGGTGTAAACATGATGTTTGCAGTTTTGGTAAGAGATAGATAAGTAATATTTTACATCAGAAATGGAATACGTTGATCGTTATAATTTGATATACATTGTCTAACTATTTGTGATTTAACGAATATCAAAGATGATGATATAGCTGTTGAATATTCTCGAAAGAAAAAATATGTGCAGAGACAATCAGTTAAAGAACATAATCCATTAATTTTAGAATTAGAGGCCCTTGTCGCGTCAAGAATATGTGCAAGAAGCTAAAACATTGTCCATTTTACCTatttacataaattattgttattttGCAATCAATTATAAACGCAATTGCATATAGACAGACAATAAGCAAACTATGGTTAGGCTAAATAGCTGCTTAGAAGTGGAGTTTGTTGGCCAAACAATAGATTAGACACAATAGCAGCTTGCTTATAGGGGTTAGTTAGGCTAATAGCTTCTTAAATGAACAAGAACAGTGGAAGACTGGTTCATTTTCTTAAACTGAACTCTTTTCAATCGACACAAAATATGCTCTAATCGCGTTACCGTAAGGGTTACTCTTTCACAGACAATTTAACACTGAAGACAACATCATTATAGTACTGTCTAAATGCATGTTCAGCCGAATGATTAACTTGTTGGATGTTGGAATTATGTTCTTTTTAGGACAGAACCTTATGACACAATCCACTTAACAACAACATCTCTTCAAACGCAAACAACAGCTTCCTGATTCTTTCGAACTACATACCATACCACACAGTAACAATTGCTCAAAGCTGAAACCTTTATGATCgcatacacaaaaaaaaaaaaaaacagttttcgaAACAAAGTGATAAGCTTTCTAGAGTTGTCTCCCAGCAGCATCAGCGACAAGGGGGATATAAGGCGTCTTTCCGACCAAACAGCTCACAACTCCATAGACAAAACACATGAAGCTAAACACAAACACACCCGTGTGTCCCCACATCATGGCCTTCATCCCAAACCCACCTCCTCCATGACCCGGATCCAGTATCCTCGTCAGCAAAACCGGAACCGCCAACAGCACATCGAGCGTCACGGCCTGCATCGCGTTGAACCTAACGTACCTGCTGAAACTCGTGTTCCTCACCACACCCAAGTAGAGCCCAAAGAAGGCCACGAAGCTCGCGCCGGGGACGGACCTGTAGAGGTTGAGCAGCGGGAAGATGGGCTCCACGAGGAGGCCTAGCCTCGGGTACTGCGCGAAGAGGAAGCGTCCGTATTGGAGCGAGTTGAAGAACGGTAAAGCGTAGGATGCGATTGAGATCACGCGCTCGGTTGCTGGTGTTGGGGTGTAGGAAGCGCGCGTGGTTAAGGTGGAGGGGCGTCTGGTAGGGAAGGAGCGTGGTGTTGGTCTAGGAGCCGCCaagggttttagggtttggtGGAGAGATAAGCACATTGACGCCATTTTCAGAaaaatctcttctttttttttagagagAAACGATGAAGAGATGAAGCTTTTAACTGAATCGAACCGATCAAACCGAGTTCGAACCGGAGTTTAATTAAACCAAATACCGAAATTGAATAATCTAATTGAAATGGTCTGCTTTTCTTCTTTTGGCAACTTATCTGATATATCTATTAGGATATGTTTTTGGATTTTcacatctatcttattaaaactgaagtacaaaatgagattgtttgaaaacatgtatatgagtttaaaaaataagagtGTTTGGTAATATGGattgtagtcttttaaaaaaatattacttttgttTGGAAATAAAGATAgtaatatttaacaaaaaaagtaatggacttatcttattaagaaaaattgaaagtccatcatattataagaaattATCTATTTGGATCAGTTTTAAAATGAGTCAAatcatttaaacttttttttcaaaactaaccataaaacaaaatttaaactttatatacatatttcaaatcaaaataataattcaaaattgatttacatcataaattaattgaaaaatatacatatattcaaaaattaatttttactaaactctttttcaataaccattacttttgtttgaaaacaaggatagtattattaagcaaaaaagtaatgggtttatgttattaagaaaaattgaaagtccatcatattataaaaaactatCTATTTGAGCCAGTTTTAAAATGagtcaatctaattgcctaaaactttttttctaaactaaccataaaacaaaatttaaactttatatacatatttcaaatcaaaataataattcaaaattgatttatatcataaattgattgaaaaatatacatatattcaaaaatggatttttactaaactatttttcaatacccattataaaaaatgttgtcaacatatatataagaaaaatacaatacgaagcccaatttgaaataccaactcaaattatggtttttatatttcatattaagttttaaaaatataatatatgtaattatttatatgatggtatatataaaatatgattaattatatgatgacaatatacgatacataataatgactagtattattaagcaaaaaagtaatgggtttatgttattaagaaaaattgaaagtccatcatattataaaaaactatCTATTTGAGCCAGTTTTAAAATGagtcaatctaattgcctaaaacttttttttttaaactaaccataaaacaaaatttaaactttatatacatatttcaaatcaaaataataattcaaaattgatttatatcataaattgattgaaaaatatacatatattcaaaaatggatttttactaaactatttttcaataaccattataaaaaatgttgtcaacatatatataagaaaaatacaatacgaagcccaatttgaaataccaactcaaattatggtttttatatttcatattaagttttaaaaatataatatatgtaattatttatatgatggtacatataaaatatgattaattatatgatgacaatatacgatacataataatgactagggatggacTTTCGGTTATCCATacgagtttggttctgatcgatTTGCATTTCAGATttccggggtcaaagatttcagccctattaggatgtttctaaattttggtttgagtgtgATTCAGacctttgcgggtttggttcgagTTTGgatccatttaaattatttttaaaggtttaaatcattatatattttaaatttctcaaaatctataaataaaataatatatttcctataaatttaaataagatatgtcagaatacctaagcttaacatatcaattggcatttaaaatttttggatacaaaatcaataaatattttaagtatttttggtgatttgagtataccttaactatttcagatatttacttttgactatctatatatattttcaagtatttaaaccaatttaaaagtataattcttgatgttttatatacgttaaatctaaatataattaaatatataagtatccgaatacttcggttcggatcagatttggatctctaaataacaaaactttgaataatttgaatatttaatcaatttatgttcgggtttggtactatattttcggatcggtatcgggtctgttcctcggattcattttgccaaaccctaataattacatgaaaaacaaatatcaacatatttttcaaaatatacatccgcgcaggcgcgcagattaaatattaacatatttttcaaaatattttgctatcaattttggttcgggtttggtatTACACTTTCAGATCAAGATCGGTTTCGTTcttcagattttgatttttttcaagcactaatattaacataaaaaacaagtagcaaaatatttttgaaaaatacatccGCGCGGGTGCGCGGATTAAAATCTAGTTTTGATTAATGTTCAAGCAATAGCTAGATACTAATTAGAcaattttttaacaaattattaattaatcgGAAGTTTAGACCAATGTTATAAATGATTagactagtttttttttcaaaaatctaTCTGAACAATTTcttgatttaaatttgatttattgtTTAAACTGATTTTAGAACACTAAAACTTAATTTGAGTTTTTAATCTTCATTcacattttctatatatttggcttgattttattaatactaatttaaatttagataaattcatattttttttttcagaatttcagatataaaaataatttttaattcagTTATTTTACGAatagatcaaaaaaaaaaagtaaaagaaaactttaattattttaaaagttttgaaaattatttctaACATTAATTTTagttgggcaattgtcaataatagcaccttttgaagtttatgtctcaaaaatagcactagaaggagaaagtcacaaaaatgacattcattaaaggataaaatatcctcaatacccttggtttaaaattaaataaacaaacaaaaataaataaaaataaataagataaaaattaaaaaaaattaaaaaaagaattttttttttatagtttcagattatatgttttcagattcgaaatttttataaatatttttttgaaactttgtttcaaattttttttttatttttttttcaaattttctttttataatttaaaaatactttttaaaactgtttttaaaatttttattttttattttagtatttattttttataaaattttaaaccctaattccaaaaccccaccccttaactctaaaccctaaggtttggattaattaacccaagggtataagtgtatatttacctctttaatgaaacctatttttgtaactttgagccttgagtgttactttgggaacaaaaacttggtttagtgtcATTCTATTCTTTTtctcattttagtttttatgcttattttttatatctactaaattttcagattttatattttctaagtaTCCGTTTGGATTTAGATTGcttacaaataatatataatattcgaAATACAGTCTTATAAAATTCTcgttcaactatttttataactCGATTTGGATATAAATCAAGGTTTATTGGTTCAAGTTTGGTTCAGA is part of the Brassica rapa cultivar Chiifu-401-42 chromosome A09, CAAS_Brap_v3.01, whole genome shotgun sequence genome and harbors:
- the LOC103837085 gene encoding protein TIC 20-II, chloroplastic, with the protein product MASMCLSLHQTLKPLAAPRPTPRSFPTRRPSTLTTRASYTPTPATERVISIASYALPFFNSLQYGRFLFAQYPRLGLLVEPIFPLLNLYRSVPGASFVAFFGLYLGVVRNTSFSRYVRFNAMQAVTLDVLLAVPVLLTRILDPGHGGGGFGMKAMMWGHTGVFVFSFMCFVYGVVSCLVGKTPYIPLVADAAGRQL